The genomic stretch CGGCATTGGTGGCGGGTCCATCATCGCCCCGTTTTTTGTCTCCATCTGCGGTCTGCCGGTCTATACGGTGGCCGGGGCCGCGCTTATGGGCACTTTGGTCACGTCCGTAGCGGGTGTGGGGTTTTATCAGGTACTGGCGACTTTTCACGTCGGTCAATCCATCGCCCCCGACTGGGGACTTGGCATTCTATTCGGTCTGGGCGGCATGCTCGGCATGTACTGCGGGGCCAGATTGCAAAAGCGCGTCCCTGCCCGTCTTATCAAGGCAATGCTGTGTGTGATCATTTTGAGCACTGCACTCAAATATGTTGTGGATTTCTTCAGCTAGACTTCTCCATACCCGTGCTTTAACCTGTCAGCAGGTCATGCTCCATTTGAGCATGGCCTGCTTTTTCATTACATGGCGGCATGTTGCAGAGAGTCTCTTGCACAGGGCAAGGCATAGATGACAATTTTGGGAACTCCGGCATGCGGCAAAATACGTTTCGAGGACTTTCATGAGTGTCGAGATCCCCATATTGACCGATGTGGTCATGATTTTTGGCCTGTCCAGCGCCGTGATCATCGCCAGTCACCGTTTTCGCATTCCCCCGGTGATAGGCTTCCTGCTCACGGGTGTCTTGGCGGGGCCTTATGGTCTCGGCCTTGTCGGGGCCGAGCACGAAGTCGAGATGTTCGCCGAGGTAGGGGTCATCCTCCTGCTCTTCGTCATCGGCATGGAGCTGTCCCTGGAGGAACTGCAGCGTCTGAAGAAGCCGGTGTTCGTGGGCGGCGCGGCCCAGGTCCTGCTGACCGTCGCAGTTTTCGAGCTGCCTTTCATGGTCTTCGGGGTGGGCCTGGGCAAGGCCATCTTCATCGGCTTCCTGGCCGCCCTGTCGAGCACGGCCATCGTGCTCAAGCTCCTGGCCGAGAAGGCCCAGCTGGGCGCCCCCCACGGACGCATCTCCCTGGGCATGCTCATCTTTCAGGATGTGGCCGTGGTGCCCATGATGCTGCTTGTCCCCCTGCTGGCCGGCGTAGCGGGCAATCCCTGGATGTCCCTGGGCGAGATGGCGATCAAGGCGGCACTGGTCGGTGGTGTGCTTATCGTGGCGGCCCGGAAGCTGATTCCCCGCATTCTCGAGGCCGTCATCCGTACGCGCAGCCGCGAACTTTTCCTCATGACCACCCTGGGACTGTGCTTCGCCATCGCCCTGCTGACGTCGAGCGTGGGCCTGTCCCTGTCCCTGGGCGCCTTCCTGGCGGGGCTCATCATGAGCGAGTCGGAGTACAGCCACTCGGCCCTGGAGGGGGTACTGCCCTTCCGCGACGTGTTCACGAGCGTCTTCTTCGTATCCATCGGCATGCTCCTGGACCCGTCCTTCGTGCTGGCCCACCTGCCGCAGGTTCTCGGCCTGACCGGGGCCATCCTCGTGCTCAAGGGCGCCCTGGCCGCCGTGGCCGGCAGGTTGCTGGGATATCCCTGGCATGTGGCCATCCTCGGAGGGCTGTGCCTGTGTCAGATCGGCGAGTTCTCCTTCGTTCTGGCCGGTGTAGGCATGGGCAGCAAGTTGCTCACCCCTTCGGAATATCAATACTTTCTGGCTGTGGCCATCATGACCATGGCCGTCACGCCTTTCCTCATCGCGGCCGTGCCGGCCATCTCGGAACGCCTGATCAGAATCATGCCCCCGGGTCTGAAGACCGCCCCGCCGAAGGAGGCCGAGGAGGACATGAGCGACCATCTCGTCATCGCCGGTTTTGGCCTCGGCGGGAAGCACCTGGCCAGGGCCGCCAGGGCGGCGGGCATCCGCTATGTCGTCCTGGAAATGAACCCGGACACCGTGCGCCGCGAACAGGCCAGGGGCGAGCCCATCCTTTACGGAGACGCGTCCCAGGGGGCGGTGCTGGAGCACATCGGCGTGTCCCGGGCCCGCATACTGGCCGTGGTCATCTCGGATCCTGCCGCCATCGGGCGCATCGTGGCCACTGCCCGGGCCCACAACCCGGCACTGCACATCGTCGTGCGCACCCGCTTCGTCAGCGAGATCGAGCCGCTCATGCAACTGGGGGCGCAGGAAGTGGTGGCCGAGGAGTACGAGACCTCGGTGGAGATGTTCATTCGCGTGCTGTCTACGTATCTGGTGCCCAAGCCGGATATCGAACGGTTCGTTCGCGAGATAAGAGCCGAGGGTTACGGAATGCTCAGACGGTCCATGCTCAACACGGTCGACGCTTGCAGTCTGGAGGGGACGTGCTCCACCTTTGGGGCGACAGTGCTTGTCGTTGCTCCGGGGGCTTTTGTGGCGGGGAAGAGTCTGATCGATTCCAAACTACGCAAGGAGCATGGGTTGACCGTGGTTGCTGTGCAACGGGCCGGAAAAACACAGATCAATCCGGATCCCCAGTGGATTTTCATGGTCGGGGATCGGGTGCATGTATTTGGTGAACAGGCGTTGATCGCCGAGAAGTCCGATCTTTTTATCGGGAAAAATCACGATTCGGGGGCTGCGGCTTGAACTGGAGGATTGTTTGTGTAAAATTCAACAAGTGTGTCAATGCATAGTTGTTTGCCTCTTGCCTGGATGGAGGCGACTCTTCCACCAACAAAGCATGGTCGAGCCCTGACATGAACAAAGAAGCCGCTCATTTGTTGCGCGAGGTCACCTTTGCGGTTCTGCCCGTCAGTCTCATCGTCTGCGTGCTGCAACTGACGTTGCTGCATATGCCCTGGGATGTGTTCGCCCGTTTTGCATTGGGGGCGTTATTCGTGGGCTGTGGTCTCTTTCTTTTTCTTCTTGGTGTAAAAATCGGTCTTTTGCCCATGGGTGAAATGATCGGTGCGGAGCTCCCCAAAAGCGGATCTGTAAAATACCTTGTGTTCATGTCTTTTCTTCTTGGGACTGCGATCACTGTTGCAGAACCCGACGTGCGTGTTCTGGCTCACCAGGTTGATTTCGTCTCCGCAGGGTTGATTTCGCGCAATATACTCGTTTTTGTGGTCGCGCTAAGCGTTGGAATCTGCGTGGGTGGAGCCGTGCTGCGGATTGTGCTGGGTGTGCCTATCGTGAAGGTGCTGGTGGGCGGGTATGCAGTCATCCTGGCGTTGTCCTTTTTTACACCGGAGAGCTTTCTGCCCATCGCCTACGATGCCGGTGGCGTTACCACCGGGCCAGTCACGGTTCCCTTCATCATTGCCTTGGGACTTGGCACGGTCGGGGTGTTGCGGGGCAAGAATTCCTTCAGCGACGGCTTTGGTCTCGTGGGTCTTGCATCCATTGGGCCGGTCATAGGAGTCATGATTCTGGGGATGATTTACGGATGAACATTATCTTGGAATTCCTGAATTTCAGGCATGTGGCAATGGAACTGTTCATTGCCTTTGCTCCCTTGGTGCTTTTTTTTGCCTACATGCAGCACCGCTCGTTGCGTTTGCCCAGATCCTACGTGCTGCGACTGCTAAAAGGCGTGATCTTGTCCTATGTCGGGCTGGTCCTGTTTCTGCAGGGCGTGACCCAAGGTTTTTTGCCTGCAGGGACCGAAATCGGTCGTATAATCGGCGGAGCGCCATGGCGCTGGGCGCTGGTTCCGTTGGGATTCTTTTTTGGTCTTGCGGCCACGGCGGCGGAACCGGCTGTGCGCGTCCTGGCTATCGAGATGGAGAAGGCATCGGGTGGTTCGGTCGGTCAGAAACCCGTTTTGGTTACGCTCTCTCTGGGAGTAGGGATTTTCGTGGCGTTGGCCATGTTTAAGCTCCTGGCAGGAATTTCGATTCTCTGGTTCGTGGTGCCGGGATACGTTCTGGCCTTGGTCATGACCCGATTCTCCACGCCTTC from Desulfomicrobium apsheronum encodes the following:
- a CDS encoding monovalent cation:proton antiporter family protein, whose translation is MSVEIPILTDVVMIFGLSSAVIIASHRFRIPPVIGFLLTGVLAGPYGLGLVGAEHEVEMFAEVGVILLLFVIGMELSLEELQRLKKPVFVGGAAQVLLTVAVFELPFMVFGVGLGKAIFIGFLAALSSTAIVLKLLAEKAQLGAPHGRISLGMLIFQDVAVVPMMLLVPLLAGVAGNPWMSLGEMAIKAALVGGVLIVAARKLIPRILEAVIRTRSRELFLMTTLGLCFAIALLTSSVGLSLSLGAFLAGLIMSESEYSHSALEGVLPFRDVFTSVFFVSIGMLLDPSFVLAHLPQVLGLTGAILVLKGALAAVAGRLLGYPWHVAILGGLCLCQIGEFSFVLAGVGMGSKLLTPSEYQYFLAVAIMTMAVTPFLIAAVPAISERLIRIMPPGLKTAPPKEAEEDMSDHLVIAGFGLGGKHLARAARAAGIRYVVLEMNPDTVRREQARGEPILYGDASQGAVLEHIGVSRARILAVVISDPAAIGRIVATARAHNPALHIVVRTRFVSEIEPLMQLGAQEVVAEEYETSVEMFIRVLSTYLVPKPDIERFVREIRAEGYGMLRRSMLNTVDACSLEGTCSTFGATVLVVAPGAFVAGKSLIDSKLRKEHGLTVVAVQRAGKTQINPDPQWIFMVGDRVHVFGEQALIAEKSDLFIGKNHDSGAAA
- a CDS encoding DUF1538 domain-containing protein, whose amino-acid sequence is MNKEAAHLLREVTFAVLPVSLIVCVLQLTLLHMPWDVFARFALGALFVGCGLFLFLLGVKIGLLPMGEMIGAELPKSGSVKYLVFMSFLLGTAITVAEPDVRVLAHQVDFVSAGLISRNILVFVVALSVGICVGGAVLRIVLGVPIVKVLVGGYAVILALSFFTPESFLPIAYDAGGVTTGPVTVPFIIALGLGTVGVLRGKNSFSDGFGLVGLASIGPVIGVMILGMIYG
- a CDS encoding DUF1538 domain-containing protein, encoding MNIILEFLNFRHVAMELFIAFAPLVLFFAYMQHRSLRLPRSYVLRLLKGVILSYVGLVLFLQGVTQGFLPAGTEIGRIIGGAPWRWALVPLGFFFGLAATAAEPAVRVLAIEMEKASGGSVGQKPVLVTLSLGVGIFVALAMFKLLAGISILWFVVPGYVLALVMTRFSTPSFISAAFDAGGVATGPMTVTFVMAIALGAAGALEGRDAVADGFGLIALVALAPILSVMALGILYSRKRSG